The following are encoded together in the Lactuca sativa cultivar Salinas chromosome 1, Lsat_Salinas_v11, whole genome shotgun sequence genome:
- the LOC111886029 gene encoding probable histone H2B.1 — MAPKAEKKPAEKKPAEEKKAAVAEKSPAEKKPKAGKKLPKEAGAGATDKKKKRSKKNVETYKIYIFKVLKQVHPDIGISSKAMGIMNSFINDIFEKLAQESSKLARYNKKPTITSREIQTAVRLVLPGELAKHAVSEGTKAVTKFTSS; from the coding sequence ATGGCGCCCAAAGCAGAGAAGAAGCCAGCCGAGAAGAAGCCAGCGGAGGAGAAGAAAGCCGCCGTAGCTGAAAAATCCCCTGCCGAGAAAAAGCCAAAGGCCGGAAAGAAGCTTCCCAAGGAAGCCGGCGCCGGTGCCACcgataagaagaagaagagaagcaaGAAGAACGTGGAGACATACAAGATCTACATCTTCAAGGTTTTGAAGCAGGTTCATCCTGACATCGGTATCTCAAGCAAGGCCATGGGGATTATGAACTCGTTCATCAACGACATCTTCGAGAAGCTTGCTCAGGAATCTTCGAAACTTGCGAGGTACAACAAGAAGCCCACGATCACTTCCAGAGAAATTCAGACCGCTGTGAGGTTGGTTTTGCCCGGAGAGTTGGCAAAGCATGCTGTTTCTGAGGGGACGAAGGCTGTAACAAAATTTACCAGTTCTTAG